The following are encoded in a window of Novosphingobium sp. THN1 genomic DNA:
- a CDS encoding cation:proton antiporter, with protein sequence MAGNLEPTTALSDALVILGAAGIVIPAFARFRITPIIGFILVGLVVGPFGLGALVPQYPWLYHITISDPAAIAPFAEFGIILLLFEIGLELSFNRLWDMRRLVFGLGAMELGISALLLSAALLATGLQVSGAFGLGLALALSSTALVLPIAGTQGPVGRAALSMLLFEDIALVPIIFILGAMGPVAAHSDGPTLGETLLYGGIVVAVLLVGGRLLLPRLFAQAAQTKSPELFLAATMLVVIAAALSTSLVGLSPIMGALLAGLLIAETEYHTEVEAITKPFKGLALGVFLITIGMGIDLRVVWAQIGPLTLAVVGVVVLKALVTMFALRFMGKERATALEAGILMASPSETTLIVLTTAAEAALIDRETAQFWQIVTAIGLTITPLLAKLGETWGQRVARGTADVGQNTFVEEPEGERVVVMGFGRVGRLIAEMLTVHKAAWLGIDSDPGIVRTARKDGLPVLFGNVDSEAAIARLGLDDAKAMILTMDEPVLILRMVKRLRSAHPDLPIIVRARDAAHAAALYKAGASHAVPETLESSLQLSEAVLVDLGFPMGPVIASIHEKRDEFRQKIKEEGELNSLPKLKSASLRERSA encoded by the coding sequence ATGGCAGGCAATCTCGAACCGACGACCGCACTTTCCGACGCCCTCGTAATTCTCGGTGCGGCCGGCATCGTCATCCCGGCCTTCGCGCGCTTTCGCATCACCCCGATCATCGGGTTCATCCTCGTCGGACTGGTGGTCGGTCCGTTCGGCCTCGGTGCGCTCGTGCCGCAGTATCCGTGGCTCTATCACATCACCATATCGGACCCGGCAGCAATCGCGCCCTTTGCCGAGTTCGGCATCATCCTGCTGCTGTTCGAGATCGGCCTGGAACTCTCGTTCAACCGCCTGTGGGACATGCGTCGACTGGTCTTCGGTCTCGGCGCGATGGAGCTCGGCATCTCAGCCCTGCTCCTGTCCGCCGCCCTGCTTGCCACCGGCCTGCAAGTCAGCGGCGCATTCGGCCTTGGCCTTGCCCTCGCCCTGTCCTCGACAGCGCTGGTCCTGCCCATTGCCGGGACGCAAGGCCCGGTCGGTCGTGCTGCGCTGTCCATGCTGCTGTTCGAGGACATCGCCCTCGTCCCGATCATCTTCATCCTCGGCGCGATGGGCCCGGTCGCCGCCCATTCCGATGGCCCAACGCTAGGGGAGACGCTGCTCTATGGCGGCATCGTCGTCGCTGTCCTGCTGGTTGGCGGCCGGCTGTTGCTACCGCGCCTCTTCGCCCAGGCCGCCCAGACCAAGAGCCCCGAACTGTTCCTCGCAGCGACCATGCTCGTGGTCATCGCCGCAGCGCTGTCCACCTCGCTCGTCGGCCTGTCGCCGATCATGGGCGCGCTGCTCGCCGGCCTGCTTATTGCCGAAACCGAGTACCACACCGAAGTCGAAGCCATCACCAAGCCGTTCAAGGGCCTCGCGCTGGGGGTCTTCCTGATCACCATCGGCATGGGCATCGACTTGCGCGTGGTCTGGGCGCAAATCGGCCCGCTGACGCTCGCCGTGGTCGGCGTCGTCGTCCTCAAGGCGCTGGTCACGATGTTCGCCTTGCGCTTCATGGGCAAGGAACGCGCCACCGCGCTCGAAGCAGGCATCCTCATGGCCAGCCCATCGGAAACCACGCTGATCGTGCTGACCACCGCCGCCGAAGCCGCCCTGATCGACCGTGAGACCGCGCAATTCTGGCAGATCGTCACAGCCATCGGCCTGACGATCACGCCCTTGCTGGCCAAGCTGGGCGAGACCTGGGGGCAACGCGTGGCGCGCGGCACCGCCGACGTCGGCCAGAACACCTTTGTCGAAGAACCCGAAGGCGAACGTGTCGTGGTGATGGGCTTCGGCCGCGTCGGCCGGCTCATCGCCGAGATGCTGACCGTTCACAAGGCAGCATGGCTGGGCATCGATTCGGACCCGGGCATCGTCAGGACTGCGCGCAAGGACGGCCTGCCTGTCCTCTTCGGCAACGTCGACAGCGAAGCCGCCATCGCCCGCCTCGGGCTGGACGATGCCAAGGCGATGATCCTCACCATGGACGAGCCGGTCCTGATCCTGCGCATGGTCAAGCGCCTGCGCAGCGCCCACCCCGATCTGCCGATCATCGTCCGCGCCCGCGACGCGGCCCATGCCGCCGCGCTCTACAAGGCCGGAGCCAGCCACGCCGTGCCCGAAACCCTCGAAAGCTCACTGCAACTGTCGGAAGCCGTGCTGGTCGATCTCGGCTTCCCGATGGGCCCGGTCATCGCTTCGATCCACGAAAAGCGCGACGAATTCCGCCAGAAGATCAAGGAAGAAGGCGAACTGAACTCGCTGCCCAAGCTGAAATCGGCGTCGCTGCGCGAACGATCTGCCTGA
- a CDS encoding MFS transporter, which produces MNPIRQQGRVLTASLVGTAVEFYDFYIYATAAALVIGPLFFPTESEAAQTLLSFMTFGLAFFARPVGAIAFGHFGDRIGRKSTLVASLMLMGGSTLLIAFLPTYAMVGWVAPALLCLLRFGQGFGLGGEWGGASLLAVENAPKGWEARFGSAPQLGAPLGFLCANGLFLLLGKGLSDADFAAWGWRVPFLASALLVGLGLWVRLKIGETPAFKEALEKAEPPKVPVGLLFRNHLGAVLAGIAGVVACFAIFYLATTFALSFATTKLGYAKQEFLGIQLGANTFLALGILVAGYWADKASARLVLGTGAALTIIVGMVFGTGLGSASLPVVFATLASALFVMGLAYGPLGAWLPTLYPVEVRYTGISVAFNMGGIIGGALAPFAAAWLAGIGGTAYVGLFLTLAGAMTLAGVQFSPKQSA; this is translated from the coding sequence ATGAATCCGATTCGACAGCAGGGTCGCGTGCTGACTGCCAGCCTCGTTGGCACGGCGGTGGAGTTCTACGACTTCTACATCTACGCAACAGCGGCCGCGCTCGTCATTGGGCCATTGTTTTTCCCCACAGAATCAGAGGCAGCGCAGACGTTGCTGTCTTTCATGACCTTCGGCCTTGCGTTCTTTGCACGGCCCGTGGGCGCGATTGCGTTCGGTCACTTCGGCGACCGGATCGGGCGCAAGTCGACGTTGGTCGCCTCGCTGATGCTGATGGGCGGATCTACCTTACTGATAGCCTTCCTGCCGACGTACGCCATGGTCGGCTGGGTCGCGCCCGCGCTGCTTTGCCTGCTGCGCTTTGGACAGGGCTTCGGCCTCGGCGGAGAGTGGGGCGGAGCGTCGCTGCTCGCCGTGGAGAATGCGCCGAAGGGTTGGGAAGCCCGCTTCGGCAGTGCGCCGCAACTGGGTGCGCCGCTGGGTTTCCTTTGTGCCAATGGGCTGTTCCTGCTGCTCGGCAAGGGGCTTTCCGATGCCGACTTCGCCGCTTGGGGCTGGCGCGTGCCGTTCCTGGCAAGCGCGCTGCTGGTCGGCCTCGGGCTGTGGGTGCGGTTGAAGATCGGCGAAACGCCCGCGTTCAAGGAAGCGCTCGAGAAGGCCGAGCCACCCAAGGTACCGGTCGGCCTGCTGTTCCGCAATCATCTCGGCGCCGTGCTGGCCGGGATCGCGGGCGTCGTTGCGTGCTTTGCGATCTTCTATCTGGCGACGACTTTCGCGCTGTCCTTCGCCACGACCAAACTCGGCTATGCCAAGCAGGAGTTTCTCGGCATCCAGCTTGGCGCCAACACCTTCCTTGCGCTCGGCATTCTGGTTGCCGGGTACTGGGCCGACAAGGCCTCGGCACGGCTCGTCCTTGGCACTGGCGCGGCGCTCACGATCATCGTGGGCATGGTTTTCGGCACTGGCCTTGGCTCGGCCTCGCTGCCGGTGGTGTTTGCAACGCTGGCCAGCGCGCTGTTCGTCATGGGGCTGGCTTACGGCCCGCTCGGCGCCTGGCTGCCGACGCTCTACCCGGTCGAAGTCCGCTACACCGGCATTTCGGTGGCGTTCAACATGGGCGGGATCATTGGCGGCGCGCTCGCCCCCTTCGCAGCGGCATGGCTCGCCGGGATCGGCGGCACGGCCTACGTCGGCCTGTTCCTGACGCTGGCAGGGGCCATGACGCTGGCGGGGGTGCAGTTCTCGCCGAAGCAGTCTGCCTAG
- a CDS encoding crotonase/enoyl-CoA hydratase family protein — protein MSEAEVLTEVDGNVLIVTINRPDAKNAMNKAAAEGISAAMDRLDAEADLRCAILTGAGGTFCSGMDLKGFLRGESPSIPGRGFGGLSEWTPKKPIIAAVDGYALAGGMELALSCDLIVASASSKFGIPEAKRGLAAAAGGLIKLPRQIPPRIAMELALTGDFITAQRAYELGFINQIVEGPSLDAAKALAAKVAENGPLALIASKGIIRDSHEWTEAEMWQKQQAYIAPVFTSSDAREGAAAFAEKRKPNWQGK, from the coding sequence ATGAGCGAGGCCGAAGTCCTTACCGAAGTCGATGGCAACGTGCTGATCGTCACGATCAACCGGCCCGATGCGAAGAACGCGATGAACAAGGCTGCGGCCGAGGGCATCTCGGCAGCGATGGATCGGCTGGATGCAGAGGCCGACCTGCGCTGCGCGATCCTCACCGGTGCGGGCGGCACGTTCTGTTCGGGCATGGACCTCAAAGGCTTCCTGCGCGGGGAATCGCCCTCGATACCGGGGCGCGGCTTTGGCGGGCTGTCGGAATGGACGCCAAAGAAGCCGATCATCGCGGCGGTTGATGGCTACGCCTTGGCGGGCGGCATGGAACTGGCGTTGTCGTGCGACCTGATCGTGGCGAGCGCTTCGTCCAAGTTCGGCATTCCCGAAGCCAAGCGCGGCCTTGCCGCTGCTGCCGGTGGCCTGATCAAGCTGCCGCGCCAGATCCCGCCGCGCATCGCGATGGAACTGGCGCTGACGGGGGACTTCATCACTGCCCAGCGCGCCTATGAACTCGGCTTCATCAACCAGATCGTCGAAGGTCCGTCGCTGGATGCGGCAAAGGCCCTGGCCGCGAAGGTCGCCGAGAACGGACCGCTGGCGCTGATCGCGTCGAAAGGCATTATCCGCGATTCGCACGAATGGACGGAGGCGGAAATGTGGCAGAAGCAGCAGGCCTACATCGCGCCGGTGTTCACTTCGAGCGATGCCCGCGAAGGTGCCGCCGCATTTGCCGAAAAGCGCAAGCCGAACTGGCAGGGCAAGTAA
- a CDS encoding SapC family protein — protein MASAPQANLPMFYNDLMPLNSRDHATWKAKNADAAPWLIGQHAIPLTAEEFPQAARHYPIIFASGDNPVPLALMGLNEGVNVFVDEEGKVTQPIYIPAYVRRYPFLLAKLNPNSEELSLCFDPSAGLLGDSVEGQELFTDGQPSEATQAALGFCEQFEQAGQRTQAFIDELKKHDLLMEGEVAIQQQGNEQPFIYRGFQMVNQEKLRDVRGDVLRGWAQSGLLPLLYAHLFSLELISQIFGAQVQLGKGPIPAIQVPAE, from the coding sequence ATGGCCAGCGCGCCGCAAGCGAACCTGCCGATGTTCTACAACGACCTGATGCCGCTCAACAGCCGGGACCATGCAACGTGGAAGGCCAAGAACGCGGATGCAGCGCCCTGGCTGATCGGACAGCATGCCATCCCCCTGACGGCTGAGGAGTTTCCGCAGGCTGCGCGCCATTATCCGATCATCTTTGCATCGGGTGACAATCCGGTTCCGCTGGCGCTGATGGGCCTCAACGAAGGCGTGAACGTCTTTGTCGACGAAGAAGGCAAGGTCACCCAGCCGATCTACATCCCGGCTTACGTCCGCCGCTATCCGTTCCTGCTGGCCAAGCTGAACCCGAACAGCGAAGAACTTTCGCTGTGCTTCGATCCTTCTGCCGGCCTGCTTGGCGATTCGGTGGAAGGGCAGGAGCTCTTCACCGACGGCCAGCCTTCGGAAGCGACGCAGGCCGCACTCGGCTTCTGCGAACAGTTCGAACAGGCAGGCCAGCGCACGCAGGCCTTCATCGACGAGCTGAAGAAGCATGACCTGCTCATGGAAGGCGAAGTGGCCATCCAGCAGCAGGGCAACGAACAGCCATTCATCTATCGCGGCTTCCAGATGGTAAATCAGGAAAAGCTGCGTGACGTGCGCGGTGACGTGCTGCGGGGCTGGGCACAGAGCGGCCTGCTGCCCCTGCTCTATGCGCACCTGTTCTCGCTCGAACTGATCAGCCAGATCTTCGGCGCCCAGGTTCAGCTGGGCAAGGGACCGATCCCGGCGATCCAGGTTCCGGCCGAGTAA
- the cpdR gene encoding cell cycle two-component system response regulator CpdR has translation MIRILLAEDEEAMRTYLTRALENAGYAVTAVDRGTAAIPLLESEHFDLLLSDIVMPEMDGIELAQRCSEISPATKVMFITGFAAVTLKANREAPQARVLSKPFHLKDLVLEVERVFEDAQFAGSR, from the coding sequence ATGATCCGGATCCTGCTCGCCGAAGACGAAGAGGCGATGCGCACTTACCTTACCCGCGCGCTCGAAAACGCAGGTTACGCCGTGACGGCCGTGGACCGTGGCACCGCTGCGATCCCCCTGCTCGAAAGCGAGCACTTCGACCTTCTCCTGTCGGATATCGTCATGCCGGAAATGGACGGAATCGAACTGGCGCAGCGGTGCAGCGAGATCAGCCCTGCAACCAAGGTCATGTTCATCACCGGCTTTGCCGCGGTGACGCTCAAGGCAAATCGCGAAGCACCTCAGGCCCGGGTCCTGTCTAAGCCGTTCCACCTCAAGGATCTGGTGCTCGAAGTCGAGCGCGTGTTCGAGGATGCGCAGTTCGCCGGGAGCCGCTGA
- the rsmD gene encoding 16S rRNA (guanine(966)-N(2))-methyltransferase RsmD, with the protein MRIIAGEWRGRPLRAPEGDTTRPTADRTRETLFSMLASRLGSFEGLAVADLFAGSGALGLEALSRGAASAIFVEQDAGAIRTIRANIAALRCAPQCDVRASSVLSLGPVKQPLDLVMLDPPYGTGAGAVAIDRLTRLGWIGEATWICLETAAKEVPDVRVCEVDAERKVGKALITLMRLKP; encoded by the coding sequence ATGAGAATAATCGCCGGAGAATGGCGCGGTCGCCCCTTGCGCGCGCCCGAGGGTGACACGACCCGACCCACCGCAGACCGCACGCGCGAGACGCTTTTCTCGATGCTCGCCAGCCGCCTTGGCAGCTTTGAAGGGCTGGCTGTGGCCGACCTGTTTGCAGGCTCGGGCGCGCTTGGCCTCGAAGCGCTGTCGCGCGGCGCGGCATCGGCGATCTTCGTCGAGCAGGACGCCGGTGCCATCCGCACCATTCGCGCCAACATTGCAGCGCTGCGCTGCGCCCCGCAGTGCGACGTGCGCGCCTCGTCGGTGCTCAGCCTTGGCCCGGTCAAGCAGCCGCTCGACCTCGTCATGCTCGACCCGCCCTATGGCACCGGCGCGGGCGCCGTCGCGATCGACCGGTTGACCCGGCTTGGCTGGATCGGCGAGGCGACGTGGATTTGCCTTGAGACCGCAGCCAAGGAAGTGCCTGACGTGCGGGTGTGCGAGGTCGACGCCGAGCGGAAGGTCGGCAAGGCGCTGATCACGCTGATGCGGTTGAAGCCCTAG
- a CDS encoding FAD-binding oxidoreductase has translation MSDTFLAEAARLLGPKGLTADPDDMAPWLTDWRGRYTGAARAIASPANTAEVAALVKLCAKHGVPIVPQGGNSGMSGGATPFESGAEIILSLRRMNRITALDAAARSATCEAGVILQVLHEAAEKEGLRFPLTLGGKGSATIGGLVSTNAGGTQVLRHGSMRALVLGVEAVMADGSVLDLLTPLKKDNRGFDLKQVLIGSEGTLGIVTAATLRLAPAIAGRTVMWAGTASLHDARSLLLLAEDMAPGLLEGFEVLPQHSLEAVQAYTPGTRAPLTGPHPWHALIELVAGDEDTAARLPELAERILATAFERDLIADATIAASEDQAERMWLIRETISPAERALGPAMQHDISVPVEKMPAFVEAAVPRLEADWPGTRAVCFGHLGDGNVHFHVIAPSGSDRASWEAGDGKAISAQVHDMVAAWGGSISAEHGIGRLKRDELARLADPAMLGTMRAIKQALDPHGLLNPGKLV, from the coding sequence ATGAGCGATACGTTTCTGGCAGAAGCGGCCCGCCTGCTCGGGCCAAAGGGGTTGACCGCCGACCCTGACGATATGGCACCCTGGCTGACCGATTGGCGCGGCCGCTATACCGGCGCGGCGCGGGCAATCGCCTCGCCAGCCAATACCGCCGAGGTCGCCGCCCTCGTCAAGCTCTGCGCCAAGCATGGCGTGCCGATTGTGCCGCAAGGCGGCAACAGCGGCATGTCGGGCGGCGCCACACCGTTCGAGAGTGGCGCCGAGATCATACTCTCCTTGCGCCGCATGAACCGGATCACCGCGCTCGATGCCGCGGCGCGTTCTGCCACGTGCGAGGCGGGCGTCATCCTGCAGGTCCTGCACGAGGCGGCGGAGAAAGAGGGCCTGCGCTTCCCCCTCACGCTTGGCGGCAAGGGCTCGGCCACGATCGGCGGCCTCGTCTCGACCAACGCCGGCGGCACGCAAGTCCTGCGCCATGGCTCGATGCGGGCGCTGGTACTGGGGGTCGAAGCCGTCATGGCCGATGGCAGCGTGCTCGACCTGTTGACCCCGCTCAAGAAGGACAACCGGGGTTTCGATCTCAAGCAGGTGCTGATCGGTTCGGAAGGAACGCTCGGCATCGTCACCGCCGCCACCTTGCGGCTCGCTCCCGCCATCGCCGGCAGGACGGTGATGTGGGCAGGCACGGCCTCACTCCACGATGCGCGCAGCCTCCTGCTTCTGGCAGAGGACATGGCGCCGGGGCTGCTGGAAGGCTTCGAGGTCCTGCCCCAGCACAGCCTCGAGGCGGTTCAGGCCTACACCCCCGGGACGCGCGCACCGCTGACGGGGCCTCATCCCTGGCATGCCCTGATCGAACTTGTCGCGGGCGACGAGGACACCGCCGCGAGATTGCCCGAACTGGCCGAGCGCATCCTTGCCACGGCGTTCGAACGCGATCTCATCGCCGATGCCACGATTGCGGCCAGCGAAGACCAGGCCGAGCGCATGTGGCTGATTCGCGAGACCATATCGCCCGCCGAACGGGCGCTTGGCCCGGCGATGCAGCACGACATTTCCGTGCCGGTCGAAAAGATGCCTGCCTTTGTCGAGGCCGCCGTCCCGCGGCTCGAAGCCGACTGGCCGGGCACGCGCGCGGTCTGCTTCGGGCATCTCGGCGACGGCAACGTCCACTTCCACGTGATCGCCCCGTCGGGCAGCGATCGGGCCTCGTGGGAAGCGGGCGACGGCAAGGCCATCAGCGCGCAAGTCCACGACATGGTGGCGGCGTGGGGCGGCTCGATCTCGGCAGAACACGGCATCGGCAGGCTGAAGCGCGACGAACTGGCGCGCCTCGCCGATCCAGCGATGCTGGGCACGATGCGCGCAATCAAGCAGGCGCTTGACCCGCATGGCCTGCTAAACCCCGGAAAGCTTGTCTGA
- a CDS encoding pseudouridine synthase, translated as MTFPPRNGGDRPKRFSPRPGTTEKKPFSMRSGAPRTSQPVVPAKRALNEDGSEREGDRIAKLLARAGIASRREVERMIEEGRVKIGDEVVTTPATLLTSLKGVSVDGKLVGPIAAPRLFRFHKPAGLITAERDPTGRPTIYTALRNAMPKDAPRVMPVGRLDVNTEGLLLMTNDGELKRALELPSTGIPRTYRARTFGEITQARLEELIEGIEIDGVRYGPINANLERSANRNKWIELTLTEGKNREVRRVLEHLGLEVSRLLRTSYGPFELADLQRGSVEEIPQVQVERFRKILKAK; from the coding sequence ATGACTTTTCCCCCAAGAAACGGTGGCGACAGGCCGAAGCGGTTCAGCCCTCGGCCCGGCACCACCGAAAAGAAGCCGTTCTCCATGCGCAGCGGTGCGCCGCGCACCTCGCAGCCGGTCGTGCCCGCCAAGCGTGCGCTGAACGAAGATGGCTCGGAGCGAGAGGGCGACCGCATAGCCAAGCTGCTCGCCCGCGCCGGAATTGCCAGCCGCCGCGAGGTGGAGCGCATGATCGAGGAAGGCCGCGTCAAGATCGGCGACGAGGTCGTCACCACGCCCGCCACGCTGCTGACCAGCCTCAAGGGGGTCAGCGTCGACGGCAAGTTGGTCGGCCCGATTGCCGCCCCGCGCCTGTTCCGCTTCCACAAGCCTGCAGGCCTGATCACTGCCGAGCGCGACCCGACCGGCCGCCCGACGATCTACACTGCCCTGCGCAACGCCATGCCCAAGGACGCGCCGCGCGTCATGCCGGTCGGTCGCCTCGACGTGAACACCGAGGGGCTGCTGCTGATGACCAATGATGGCGAGCTGAAGCGCGCCCTTGAACTGCCCTCGACCGGCATCCCGCGCACATATCGCGCCCGCACGTTTGGCGAAATCACCCAGGCGCGGCTCGAGGAACTGATCGAGGGCATCGAGATCGACGGCGTGCGCTATGGCCCGATCAACGCCAACCTCGAGCGCAGCGCCAACCGCAACAAGTGGATCGAGCTGACCCTGACCGAGGGCAAGAACCGCGAAGTGCGCCGCGTGCTCGAACACCTCGGCCTTGAAGTGTCGCGCCTGCTGCGCACGAGCTATGGCCCGTTCGAGCTGGCCGACCTGCAGCGCGGCTCCGTCGAGGAGATTCCGCAGGTTCAGGTCGAACGCTTCCGAAAGATACTGAAAGCCAAATGA
- a CDS encoding NADP-dependent isocitrate dehydrogenase encodes MAKIKVKNPVVELDGDEMTRIIWEWIRERLILPYLDIDLKYYDLSVQKRDETDDQITIDSANAIKQYGVGVKCATITPDEQRVEEFNLKSMWKSPNGTIRNILGGVVFREPIVIQNVPRLVPGWTDPIVVGRHAFGDQYRATDFVVPGPGKLRLVWEGDNGETIDREVFNYPSGGVAMAMYNLDDSIRDFARASFNYGLSLGWPVYLSTKNTIMKAYDGRFKDLFQEVFDSEGFKEKFAAAGISYEHRLIDDMVASALKWSGKFVWACKNYDGDVQSDTVAQGFGSLGLMTSVLMSPDGKTIEAEAAHGTVTRHYRQHQQGKQTSTNPIASIFAWTRGLMYRGKFDETPEVVKFAETLERVCIETVESGKMTKDLALLIGPDQAWMTTEKFFEAIVENLETEMKNWA; translated from the coding sequence ATGGCGAAGATCAAGGTGAAGAACCCGGTCGTCGAACTCGACGGCGATGAAATGACCCGGATCATCTGGGAATGGATCCGTGAACGCCTGATCCTTCCCTACCTCGACATCGACCTCAAGTACTACGACCTCTCGGTCCAGAAGCGCGACGAGACGGACGACCAGATCACCATCGATTCTGCCAACGCGATCAAGCAGTACGGCGTCGGCGTGAAGTGCGCCACGATCACCCCTGACGAGCAGCGCGTCGAGGAATTCAACCTCAAGTCGATGTGGAAGTCGCCCAACGGCACGATCCGCAACATTCTCGGCGGCGTGGTGTTCCGCGAGCCGATCGTGATTCAGAACGTGCCGCGCCTGGTCCCGGGCTGGACCGATCCGATCGTCGTCGGCCGTCACGCTTTTGGTGACCAGTATCGCGCCACGGACTTCGTCGTCCCCGGCCCCGGCAAGCTGCGCCTCGTCTGGGAAGGCGACAACGGCGAGACGATCGACCGCGAAGTGTTCAACTACCCCTCGGGCGGCGTCGCCATGGCGATGTACAACCTCGACGATTCGATCCGCGACTTCGCGCGCGCCTCTTTCAACTACGGCCTGTCGCTTGGCTGGCCGGTCTACCTGTCTACCAAGAACACGATCATGAAGGCCTATGACGGCCGCTTCAAGGACCTGTTCCAGGAAGTGTTCGACAGCGAAGGCTTCAAGGAAAAGTTTGCCGCCGCCGGCATCAGCTACGAACACCGCCTGATCGACGACATGGTCGCCTCGGCGCTCAAGTGGTCCGGCAAGTTCGTCTGGGCCTGCAAGAACTACGACGGTGACGTGCAGTCCGACACGGTTGCACAGGGCTTCGGTTCGCTCGGCCTGATGACCTCGGTCCTCATGTCGCCCGATGGCAAGACCATCGAGGCCGAAGCTGCCCACGGCACCGTGACCCGTCACTACCGCCAGCACCAGCAGGGCAAGCAGACCTCGACCAACCCGATCGCCTCGATCTTCGCCTGGACCCGTGGCCTCATGTACCGCGGCAAGTTCGACGAGACCCCGGAAGTCGTGAAGTTCGCCGAAACGCTCGAGCGCGTCTGCATCGAAACCGTCGAAAGCGGCAAGATGACCAAGGACCTCGCCCTGCTGATCGGCCCCGATCAGGCGTGGATGACCACCGAGAAGTTCTTCGAAGCCATCGTCGAGAACCTCGAAACCGAAATGAAGAACTGGGCGTAA
- a CDS encoding N-formylglutamate amidohydrolase, with translation MQHEGEHQGDSASVHGGSVPGNPGVPAYSLTTIDPSPIPVVIAVPHAGRAYAKSLLDRMRHPAFAAPRLEDRYADLLGQAVSRQTGAALLVAHAPRAMLDLNRASDDVDWEMVGGPPADASAAPSGFGRRARSGLGLVPRRLPGLGELWKRRLDHSELAERIAAVHQPYHTALATTLETIRDRWGAALLIDLHSMPPLAARSPGERAPEFVVGDRFGASCDGGVVASAFGFFTEAARRVSHNRPYAGGYVLERHARRAEGLHCMQLEIDRTCYLDARMAEPGPASMPRSNCWWAWCADSQSTWPTLVVRPTAAAGALLPSRLRPN, from the coding sequence ATGCAGCATGAGGGTGAGCACCAGGGCGATTCGGCTTCGGTCCATGGCGGGTCGGTGCCGGGCAATCCCGGTGTGCCGGCCTATAGCCTGACGACTATCGATCCTTCGCCGATCCCGGTGGTCATTGCCGTGCCGCATGCAGGAAGGGCCTATGCCAAGTCGCTGCTTGACCGGATGCGTCATCCCGCATTTGCGGCGCCTCGGCTTGAGGATCGCTACGCGGATCTGCTCGGGCAGGCGGTCTCCCGCCAGACCGGTGCGGCACTGCTCGTCGCCCATGCACCCCGGGCCATGCTCGACCTCAACCGCGCCAGCGACGATGTCGACTGGGAGATGGTCGGCGGTCCGCCGGCAGACGCTTCGGCAGCGCCCAGCGGTTTCGGCAGGCGCGCCCGCAGCGGGCTTGGGCTGGTGCCGCGTCGTCTGCCGGGCCTGGGAGAGCTGTGGAAGCGCAGGCTTGATCATAGCGAGCTGGCAGAGCGGATTGCCGCGGTGCACCAGCCCTATCACACAGCGCTCGCCACCACGCTCGAGACAATCCGTGACCGTTGGGGCGCTGCCCTGCTGATCGATCTTCATTCGATGCCGCCGCTGGCGGCGCGTTCGCCCGGAGAGCGCGCGCCGGAATTCGTCGTTGGCGATCGCTTCGGCGCATCGTGCGACGGCGGCGTGGTGGCGTCTGCATTCGGCTTCTTCACCGAAGCGGCACGACGGGTATCGCACAACCGGCCATATGCCGGGGGTTATGTGCTGGAGCGGCACGCACGGCGCGCCGAAGGGCTTCACTGCATGCAGCTCGAGATCGACCGCACCTGTTATCTCGATGCACGAATGGCCGAACCCGGCCCGGCTTCGATGCCACGATCGAATTGCTGGTGGGCCTGGTGCGCCGACTCGCAGTCGACGTGGCCGACCTTGGTCGTGCGTCCGACCGCGGCCGCTGGCGCACTGCTGCCGAGTAGACTGCGCCCGAATTAG